The following are encoded in a window of Pseudomonas graminis genomic DNA:
- a CDS encoding DNA methylase, translated as MGKNITALELGIDLVEGGEAALFKWLLASFLMGKRIRAQAAVQTYHVIVDRHGRDTPRKLAGCTHRELVRMLGEGGYARYDESTAVRLLALASRLINEYGGTVTAIVAASADRGEFEKRLQAFDGIGPKTAEIFMGEAGEVLF; from the coding sequence ATGGGCAAGAACATCACAGCACTGGAATTGGGCATCGACCTCGTCGAGGGCGGTGAGGCGGCGCTGTTCAAATGGTTGCTGGCCAGTTTCCTGATGGGCAAGCGCATTCGGGCCCAGGCGGCGGTGCAGACCTATCACGTCATCGTCGACAGGCACGGCCGCGACACGCCGCGCAAGCTGGCCGGGTGCACCCATCGGGAACTGGTGAGGATGCTGGGCGAGGGCGGTTACGCGCGTTACGACGAATCCACGGCCGTGCGCCTCTTGGCGCTGGCATCCAGGCTGATTAACGAATATGGCGGCACTGTCACCGCGATCGTTGCTGCCAGCGCCGACCGTGGCGAGTTCGAAAAGCGCCTGCAGGCGTTCGACGGCATCGGGCCGAAGACTGCAGAAATCTTCATGGGCGAAGCCGGGGAGGTGCTGTTTTGA
- a CDS encoding NADP-dependent glyceraldehyde-3-phosphate dehydrogenase produces the protein MTLQNRLDNLYPRADEIPEPFRAGPAIEQRDYLVNGELHQWHGPLAPVLSPVSLQTDTGLESVVLGSTPLMDADTAMTALDAAVKAYDRGQGAWPTMRVADRIHHVETFLKLMREQRDAVVTLLMWEIGKNLKDSQKEFDRTCDYIVDTINALKELDRRSSRFELEQDTLGQIRRVPLGVTLCMGPYNYPLNETFTTLIPALIMGNTVVFKPAKFGVLLIRPLLEAFRDSFPAGVINVIYGSGRETVSALMASGKIDVFAFIGTNKAASALKKLHPKPHRLRAALGLDAKNPGIVLPDVNLDNAVTEAITGSLSFNGQRCTALKILFVHENVVGSFLEKFEEKLAQLKPGMPWEPGVSLTPLPEPGKTEYLQGLVDDAVGKGAKVVNEGGGTTHGQFFYPAVLYPVTPDMRVYHEEQFGPVVPVVAYRDLETVIEYVLDSDFGQQLSIFGNDSKQVGRLVDAFANQVGRININAQCQRGPDSFPFNGRKNSAEGTLSVHDALRVFSIRTLVATKFQESNKALISDIIHNRESTFLTTDYIF, from the coding sequence ATGACCCTGCAAAACCGCCTGGACAACCTGTACCCGCGCGCCGACGAGATCCCTGAGCCGTTCCGCGCAGGTCCCGCCATCGAGCAGCGCGATTATCTGGTCAATGGCGAACTGCACCAATGGCACGGGCCGTTGGCGCCGGTGTTGAGCCCGGTCTCGCTGCAGACCGACACAGGCCTTGAGTCCGTGGTGCTGGGCAGCACGCCGCTGATGGATGCCGACACGGCAATGACCGCGCTGGACGCTGCCGTCAAAGCCTACGATCGGGGCCAGGGCGCCTGGCCCACAATGCGCGTGGCCGATCGCATCCATCACGTCGAGACCTTCCTCAAGCTGATGCGCGAGCAGCGCGACGCGGTGGTCACGCTACTGATGTGGGAAATCGGCAAAAACCTCAAGGACTCGCAGAAAGAATTCGACCGCACCTGCGATTACATCGTCGACACCATCAACGCCCTCAAGGAACTCGACCGCCGTTCCAGCCGCTTCGAGCTGGAGCAGGACACCCTCGGCCAGATCCGCCGTGTGCCGCTGGGTGTGACCCTGTGCATGGGCCCTTACAACTATCCGCTGAACGAGACCTTCACCACGCTGATTCCGGCCCTGATCATGGGCAATACCGTGGTGTTCAAACCGGCCAAGTTTGGCGTCCTGCTGATTCGTCCGTTGCTCGAAGCGTTCCGCGACAGCTTCCCGGCCGGGGTTATCAACGTGATCTACGGCAGCGGCCGCGAGACGGTCAGCGCGCTGATGGCCAGCGGCAAGATCGACGTGTTCGCGTTCATCGGCACCAACAAGGCCGCCAGCGCCCTGAAAAAACTCCACCCCAAGCCGCACCGTCTGCGCGCCGCCCTGGGCCTGGACGCCAAAAACCCGGGCATCGTGCTGCCGGATGTGAACCTGGACAATGCGGTGACGGAAGCCATTACCGGCTCGCTGTCGTTCAACGGTCAGCGTTGCACGGCGTTGAAGATCCTGTTCGTGCACGAAAACGTCGTCGGCAGTTTCCTCGAGAAGTTCGAAGAAAAACTCGCTCAGCTCAAACCTGGCATGCCGTGGGAACCGGGCGTCTCGCTGACGCCATTGCCGGAGCCGGGCAAGACCGAGTACCTGCAAGGCTTGGTGGACGATGCTGTGGGCAAGGGCGCCAAAGTGGTCAATGAGGGCGGCGGCACGACCCACGGGCAGTTTTTCTACCCGGCCGTGTTGTACCCGGTGACGCCGGACATGCGTGTGTATCACGAAGAACAGTTCGGGCCCGTGGTGCCGGTAGTGGCGTACCGCGATCTGGAGACGGTGATCGAGTACGTGCTGGATTCCGATTTCGGCCAGCAGTTGAGCATCTTCGGCAACGATTCCAAACAGGTCGGGCGTCTGGTCGATGCGTTCGCCAATCAGGTGGGGCGGATCAACATCAATGCGCAGTGCCAGCGCGGCCCGGACAGCTTCCCGTTCAACGGCCGCAAGAATTCGGCTGAAGGCACGCTGTCGGTGCACGATGCGCTGCGCGTGTTCTCGATCCGTACCCTGGTGGCGACCAAGTTCCAGGAGAGCAACAAGGCACTCATCAGCGACATCATCCATAACCGTGAGTCGACGTTCCTGACCACCGATTACATTTTCTGA
- the tssB gene encoding type VI secretion system contractile sheath small subunit: MASNSFQNEVPKARVNIKLDLHTGGAQKKVELPLKLMVLGDYSNGREDRALSERTKININKNNFDSVLAEFAPALKLTVENTFADDGSDASVDLNFQKMKDFEPEQVARQIPSLRALLATRNLLRDLKSNLLDNATFRHELERIVKDETLSDELRAELAVLAAPTAD; the protein is encoded by the coding sequence ATGGCTTCAAACAGCTTTCAAAATGAAGTGCCCAAAGCCCGGGTCAATATAAAACTCGATTTGCACACGGGTGGTGCGCAGAAGAAGGTCGAGTTGCCACTCAAATTAATGGTGTTGGGGGATTACAGCAATGGCCGGGAAGACCGAGCTTTGTCCGAACGCACCAAAATCAATATCAACAAGAATAATTTCGACAGTGTGCTGGCTGAATTCGCTCCGGCATTGAAACTGACCGTTGAAAATACCTTTGCCGACGACGGTTCCGATGCCTCCGTGGATTTAAACTTTCAAAAAATGAAAGACTTCGAACCGGAACAGGTAGCAAGACAAATACCGTCATTGCGCGCGTTATTGGCGACCCGCAATCTGCTGCGCGATCTCAAATCAAACCTGCTCGACAATGCGACCTTCCGTCATGAACTTGAACGCATCGTCAAAGACGAGACGCTCAGTGACGAGTTGCGCGCCGAGCTGGCAGTACTCGCCGCACCCACAGCGGATTAA
- a CDS encoding antitoxin Xre-like helix-turn-helix domain-containing protein: protein MTIALPARQLSKSECVVGLRAALRVLDKWKATSEQACQILRISRSTYTRARQDDAQWSVALDQDQMQRVSFVLNIHAALRTLFDNPDNAYGFPSMENHNEFFNGRKPLDVMAQGDMIALYETFRRIDTLRGAQW from the coding sequence ATGACCATCGCCCTTCCAGCGCGACAACTTTCGAAGTCCGAATGCGTGGTCGGTTTGCGGGCGGCGTTGCGGGTGCTGGACAAATGGAAAGCCACCAGCGAGCAAGCCTGTCAGATCCTGCGCATTTCCCGAAGCACGTACACCCGCGCTCGCCAGGACGACGCGCAGTGGTCGGTGGCACTGGATCAGGACCAGATGCAGCGGGTCAGCTTCGTGCTGAACATTCACGCCGCCCTGCGAACCCTGTTTGATAATCCCGACAACGCCTACGGTTTCCCGTCGATGGAAAACCACAACGAGTTCTTCAATGGCAGAAAGCCCCTGGACGTCATGGCCCAGGGCGACATGATCGCGCTATACGAAACCTTCCGTCGCATCGATACCCTCCGGGGCGCCCAATGGTGA
- a CDS encoding RibD family protein: MQPYVICHMMSSLDGHALTDGWDRAFKKDAGDLYEKLAQTFAFDAWICGRVTMQEIAHDEGYPKGLATGPIERSHYFADRNATAYAVSIDPQGKVGWKKNQALDSHVVEVLTEGVSDDYLAYLQSIQVSYIFAGKTEIDLQQVVQILSSELGCKRLIVEGGPHVSGSFVNAGLVDEVSVLILPLIDGRGEHPASFEVSTEAWKQPAHLKLTSAQVQDGGAVWLRYTKA, encoded by the coding sequence ATGCAGCCTTATGTCATTTGCCACATGATGTCCTCCCTCGACGGCCACGCCCTCACCGACGGCTGGGATCGCGCGTTCAAGAAGGACGCCGGTGATTTGTACGAGAAGCTCGCCCAGACCTTCGCGTTCGACGCGTGGATCTGCGGGCGCGTGACCATGCAGGAAATCGCCCACGACGAGGGCTATCCCAAGGGCCTCGCCACTGGTCCTATCGAGCGCAGCCACTATTTTGCTGACCGCAACGCCACGGCCTACGCGGTGTCCATCGACCCTCAGGGCAAGGTCGGCTGGAAGAAGAATCAGGCGCTGGATTCCCACGTCGTGGAAGTGCTGACCGAAGGCGTGTCGGATGACTACCTGGCGTACCTGCAGTCGATTCAGGTGTCTTACATTTTCGCGGGGAAGACCGAGATCGACCTGCAGCAGGTGGTGCAGATCCTGTCGAGCGAGCTGGGCTGCAAGCGCTTGATCGTCGAGGGTGGCCCTCACGTCAGTGGGTCGTTCGTCAACGCCGGGCTGGTCGATGAAGTCAGTGTGCTGATCCTGCCGCTGATCGACGGGCGGGGCGAGCACCCGGCGTCGTTCGAGGTGTCAACCGAGGCCTGGAAGCAACCGGCTCACTTGAAATTGACCTCGGCGCAGGTTCAGGACGGCGGCGCTGTCTGGCTGCGCTACACCAAGGCTTGA
- a CDS encoding RES family NAD+ phosphorylase — MVTPDALPALAGETQQAYRLVNSKFPPIELFSDVADAAEFETLYRIQALTNPRLQNEVGRIELIPLAEIPFGIPGCSYAVAPFTHVNPAGSRFSSGEFGVLYLADTVDTAIAEVRHHQQLYWSRVAALKYERFVFRCLSCSFSEEGSVDATSIPLSDPIYAPDDYAQSHVLGRAAKQAGMAGLRYHSVRSPGNVCWALLTPRHVTSIVQSAHYEMIWSGEVIGTNQLSNA, encoded by the coding sequence ATGGTGACGCCGGACGCGCTCCCCGCACTCGCCGGTGAGACGCAGCAGGCCTATCGCCTGGTCAATTCCAAATTCCCTCCCATCGAGCTGTTCAGCGACGTTGCCGATGCCGCCGAGTTCGAGACGCTGTATCGAATTCAGGCGCTGACCAACCCGCGCCTGCAAAACGAAGTCGGCCGCATCGAGCTGATTCCCCTGGCCGAGATCCCGTTCGGCATCCCCGGGTGTTCTTATGCGGTTGCACCCTTTACCCATGTCAATCCGGCGGGCTCGCGCTTCAGCAGCGGCGAGTTCGGCGTGCTGTATTTGGCTGACACCGTCGACACGGCCATTGCTGAAGTGCGTCATCATCAGCAGTTGTACTGGTCGCGGGTCGCGGCGCTGAAGTACGAGCGCTTCGTGTTCCGCTGCCTGAGTTGCAGCTTCAGCGAGGAGGGCAGCGTCGACGCTACTTCAATCCCGCTCTCCGACCCCATTTATGCACCCGACGACTACGCGCAGTCCCACGTGCTGGGCAGGGCCGCGAAGCAGGCCGGGATGGCCGGGCTGCGTTACCACTCGGTGCGGTCGCCAGGCAATGTCTGCTGGGCATTGCTGACCCCGCGCCACGTCACGTCCATTGTGCAGAGCGCTCACTACGAGATGATCTGGAGCGGCGAGGTCATCGGCACCAATCAGCTATCCAACGCCTGA
- a CDS encoding GGDEF domain-containing protein — MYLHDSQPAREALIRGQVRNDRLQLLFRQSFFSVFGSALAAIMLSWICWERLEHSLILWWLGLLGASTTLRLIMLTTYFRMPETARTPERWEPVYWITLVLSAGIWGGGALALMQAGDLLIQTLVLLFAVGMTVSAVSCYSAYRSMTLVSIALVLLPCSLWLLFQPQTAQQGMAAASLIFATFVVSATRKLCRAMERAFRLSREMEHAHGIADHAAQTDELTGVKNRRAFFHRAERAYDTCKRSRLPLCALMLDIDHFKRINDCHGHQAGDDVLRQIGRVICQSVREGDVCGRLGGEEFALVLANTTLEAAHAIAEKLRQAIADITCQHDEGVTASLGVAALSDTDQDVHALLGLADKALFRAKASGRNQTAVA; from the coding sequence ATGTACCTCCATGATTCTCAACCGGCGCGCGAGGCCCTGATACGGGGCCAGGTGCGTAACGATCGTTTGCAGTTGCTTTTCCGTCAGAGTTTTTTCTCGGTGTTCGGCAGTGCTCTGGCGGCGATTATGCTCTCCTGGATTTGCTGGGAGCGCCTCGAACATTCGTTGATTCTCTGGTGGCTAGGGTTGCTGGGCGCCTCGACCACCCTGCGCCTGATCATGTTGACCACCTATTTCCGGATGCCGGAAACCGCCCGGACGCCGGAGCGCTGGGAACCCGTTTACTGGATCACGCTGGTACTGTCCGCTGGCATCTGGGGCGGTGGTGCGCTGGCACTGATGCAAGCCGGCGATCTGCTGATCCAGACACTGGTGCTGCTATTCGCGGTGGGCATGACGGTGAGCGCGGTGTCCTGCTATTCCGCGTACCGCTCGATGACCCTGGTGTCGATTGCGCTGGTGCTGTTGCCGTGCTCGCTCTGGCTGCTGTTTCAGCCCCAGACCGCGCAGCAGGGCATGGCTGCCGCGTCGCTGATCTTTGCCACTTTCGTGGTCAGTGCGACGCGCAAATTGTGCCGGGCGATGGAGCGGGCATTTCGCCTCAGCCGCGAAATGGAACATGCCCATGGCATCGCTGACCACGCCGCACAGACCGACGAACTGACCGGAGTGAAAAACCGCCGGGCTTTTTTCCATCGGGCCGAGCGCGCCTACGACACCTGCAAGCGCAGCCGGCTGCCGCTGTGCGCGCTGATGCTGGACATCGATCACTTCAAGCGCATCAACGATTGCCACGGCCATCAGGCCGGCGATGACGTGTTGCGGCAGATCGGCCGGGTCATTTGCCAATCCGTGCGGGAAGGCGACGTTTGCGGACGCCTGGGCGGCGAAGAATTTGCGCTGGTGCTGGCCAACACCACGCTCGAAGCGGCCCATGCCATCGCCGAAAAGCTCCGTCAGGCCATCGCCGACATTACCTGCCAGCACGACGAAGGGGTTACCGCCAGCCTCGGTGTCGCCGCGCTGAGCGACACCGATCAGGACGTACACGCCTTGCTCGGCCTGGCGGACAAGGCGCTGTTTCGGGCGAAGGCATCGGGTCGCAACCAGACGGCGGTGGCCTAG
- a CDS encoding SDR family oxidoreductase, with protein sequence MPEQHLLVAGASGVIGKAVVESFADAGWQVSTVGRSTTAPSRFPHLTADLLKPETLDASKASLKPVTHLFYSALKPDSDPGVEADENAAMLENLVAALRDSGASLKRITIVQGGKIYGAQLGVYKTPARENDSRHFPPNLYFRHEDFVRSLEAQGVQWTALRPDIVIGHSTGSAMNLGNLIGLYGTLCRETGTAMQFPGSDIAYRNVLVNVTSAELIGKAAVWAAVNDMNGAFNLTNGDVFRWSHVWPKLAEWFGLDVGEPQPISLSQRLGALRPVWESLARREGLAEPDPDRIALGSFGDFIFHVEKDAIFDVTKARQAGFSGMTLRSDEVLLAHLEDMRARKLIP encoded by the coding sequence ATGCCTGAACAGCACTTACTCGTCGCCGGCGCCAGCGGGGTTATCGGTAAAGCGGTAGTAGAAAGTTTCGCCGACGCCGGCTGGCAAGTGTCCACCGTCGGCAGATCGACGACCGCACCAAGTCGCTTTCCACACCTGACTGCTGATCTGCTGAAGCCCGAGACCCTCGACGCCTCGAAAGCCAGCCTGAAGCCCGTGACCCACCTCTTCTACAGCGCCCTCAAGCCCGACAGCGATCCGGGCGTCGAAGCCGATGAAAATGCCGCAATGCTGGAGAATCTGGTTGCCGCCCTGCGCGATTCAGGCGCGAGTCTGAAGCGCATCACCATCGTTCAGGGCGGCAAAATTTACGGCGCGCAACTGGGCGTCTATAAAACCCCTGCCCGTGAGAATGACAGCCGCCACTTCCCGCCCAACCTCTACTTCCGCCACGAGGACTTCGTGAGAAGCCTCGAAGCGCAAGGCGTCCAATGGACAGCGTTGCGCCCCGACATCGTCATCGGCCATTCCACGGGTTCGGCGATGAACCTCGGCAATCTCATCGGTCTGTACGGCACACTGTGCCGCGAGACCGGCACGGCGATGCAGTTTCCAGGCTCCGACATCGCTTACCGCAATGTCCTGGTGAACGTGACCTCCGCTGAGCTGATTGGCAAGGCGGCGGTCTGGGCCGCAGTCAACGACATGAACGGCGCCTTCAACCTGACCAATGGGGACGTGTTTCGCTGGAGCCACGTCTGGCCAAAACTGGCCGAGTGGTTCGGGCTCGACGTCGGCGAGCCGCAACCGATTTCCCTTTCCCAGCGCCTCGGCGCGCTGCGTCCCGTGTGGGAAAGCCTGGCGCGACGCGAAGGGCTGGCCGAACCCGACCCGGACCGAATCGCGCTGGGCTCGTTCGGCGACTTCATTTTCCACGTCGAAAAAGATGCCATCTTTGACGTTACCAAAGCCCGGCAGGCAGGATTCTCGGGCATGACGCTGCGTTCGGATGAAGTGCTGCTGGCGCACCTGGAAGACATGCGGGCCAGAAAGCTGATTCCCTGA
- the tssK gene encoding type VI secretion system baseplate subunit TssK, whose amino-acid sequence MKIDRPLWAAGALLSQQQFQQQARWEAWTNECIAYLSRVHPWGVQTATFDGEALRLGKLKASALRVRMPDGTLIDTDSVDRLPAALSLEQIQIEPGQGATVVLCLPLEQANGGNCLFEDARADRPVRYRQDWRQVQDLYGDDQQSIGVLDHMLSLRLASDDNANYLTCPVARLVRDGQGRACLDEAFVPPLLSFAGHPGLQVQLDNLLTQLASKRQRLMGMRRESNQRMADFAVADVSLFWLLNALNTYQPVLADFKASPARHPEQVYQELVKLAGALLTFSLEHDVDAIPVYRHEDLETVFPPLMQMISTLLEASLPSRVIALELERVIPGRWQVTFNDPRLREADAADFYLSVRCREAPAQLQAQFPRLCKVGTPDDVDQLINAALDGVPLQPLSHVPAAIPLRLENQYFALDFAHPSGQAVLAEGVCAFYVPATLPDVKLELFAVLRS is encoded by the coding sequence ATGAAAATCGACCGACCTCTCTGGGCTGCCGGGGCGCTACTGTCCCAGCAGCAATTCCAGCAGCAAGCGCGCTGGGAAGCCTGGACCAACGAATGCATCGCTTACCTGTCGCGGGTTCATCCGTGGGGTGTGCAGACGGCGACCTTCGATGGTGAGGCGCTGCGGCTCGGCAAACTCAAGGCATCCGCTCTGCGCGTCCGCATGCCCGACGGCACGCTGATCGATACCGACAGCGTCGATCGGCTGCCCGCCGCGCTGTCCCTCGAACAGATTCAGATCGAGCCGGGGCAGGGCGCGACGGTGGTGTTGTGCCTGCCGCTGGAGCAGGCCAACGGTGGTAATTGTCTGTTTGAAGACGCTCGCGCTGACCGGCCGGTGCGTTACCGCCAGGATTGGCGACAGGTGCAGGATCTGTATGGCGACGATCAACAGTCGATCGGCGTGCTCGATCACATGCTGAGCCTGCGTCTTGCCAGCGATGACAACGCTAATTACCTGACCTGTCCGGTCGCCCGGCTGGTGCGTGACGGCCAGGGCCGGGCGTGCCTGGACGAGGCGTTCGTGCCGCCGCTGTTGAGCTTCGCCGGGCACCCCGGTTTGCAGGTCCAACTGGACAATCTGCTGACTCAACTGGCCTCCAAGCGACAACGCTTGATGGGCATGCGCCGTGAGAGTAACCAGCGCATGGCCGACTTCGCGGTGGCCGATGTTTCGTTGTTCTGGCTGCTCAATGCGCTGAACACCTATCAACCCGTGCTTGCTGATTTCAAGGCCAGCCCGGCGCGCCATCCCGAGCAGGTCTATCAGGAACTGGTGAAGCTGGCGGGCGCGCTGCTGACGTTCTCCCTCGAACACGACGTTGACGCCATTCCGGTGTACCGCCACGAAGACCTGGAAACCGTATTCCCGCCGTTGATGCAGATGATCTCGACGTTGCTGGAAGCCAGTCTGCCGTCGCGGGTGATCGCCCTGGAGCTGGAGCGGGTGATCCCGGGTCGCTGGCAAGTGACGTTCAATGATCCGCGCCTGCGTGAAGCCGACGCCGCCGACTTTTACCTCTCGGTGCGCTGCCGCGAGGCCCCGGCGCAACTGCAGGCGCAGTTTCCGCGGCTGTGCAAGGTCGGCACCCCGGACGACGTCGATCAGTTGATCAATGCCGCGCTGGACGGTGTTCCGTTGCAGCCGCTGAGTCATGTGCCGGCGGCGATTCCGCTGCGTCTCGAGAACCAGTATTTCGCCCTCGACTTTGCCCATCCGAGCGGTCAGGCCGTGCTCGCCGAAGGAGTCTGCGCGTTCTACGTGCCGGCGACGCTGCCGGACGTCAAGCT
- a CDS encoding DUF72 domain-containing protein — protein sequence MFVGCAGWSLGREYASAFPSDGTHLQRYARQFNTAEINSSFYRPHRPQTYARWAESVPADFRFSVKIPKLISHEQRLHDSARALDEFLGQCGELGERLGCLLLQLPPSLAFEPRVAEAFFIQLRERFEGHVVIEPRHESWVQGESMLIHYRIAQATVDPSRLSNDSQLSGWPGMRYWRLHGAPRIYYSAYEEDYLIRLAVELKAKAQSGAPTWCIFDNTASGAATGDALKLMELLGLQPSGLTQQD from the coding sequence ATCTTCGTGGGCTGCGCCGGCTGGAGTCTGGGCCGCGAGTATGCGTCGGCATTTCCGAGCGACGGCACTCACTTGCAGCGCTATGCCCGGCAATTCAATACCGCGGAAATCAACAGCTCGTTCTATCGCCCCCACCGACCGCAGACCTACGCCCGCTGGGCTGAGTCAGTACCGGCGGATTTCCGCTTTTCGGTGAAAATCCCCAAGCTCATTTCCCACGAACAGCGCCTGCACGACAGCGCCCGGGCGCTGGATGAATTCCTCGGTCAATGTGGGGAGCTGGGCGAACGGCTCGGCTGCCTGTTGCTGCAGTTGCCACCGTCGCTGGCGTTCGAGCCACGGGTGGCCGAGGCCTTTTTCATCCAGCTGCGCGAGCGCTTTGAAGGCCATGTGGTCATTGAACCGCGCCATGAAAGCTGGGTGCAGGGCGAGTCGATGCTTATTCACTATCGCATCGCGCAAGCAACGGTCGACCCGTCGAGGCTCAGCAACGACAGCCAACTTTCAGGCTGGCCGGGGATGCGTTACTGGCGACTGCACGGCGCGCCGCGCATCTATTACAGCGCCTATGAAGAAGATTATTTGATTCGTCTGGCCGTCGAGTTGAAGGCTAAGGCGCAAAGCGGTGCGCCGACGTGGTGTATTTTCGATAACACCGCCAGCGGCGCCGCAACGGGCGACGCCTTAAAGCTGATGGAGTTGCTCGGTCTGCAGCCGTCCGGACTTACGCAACAGGATTGA
- a CDS encoding TonB-dependent siderophore receptor: MSAANAADDVTLPAMQIQDTAAQDDGQSVGYQGKPSSSTTKLGLTNKQTPQAITTITRAQMNDFKMNGVKDALRSAPSVTVEQSESDRTEFTSRGFDIGSFEYDGMGMPFAQTIMIGDLDMAEFEQIDVLHGANGLMSGTGNPSATVNFIRKRPTRDFQAQIDTSVGSWDNRRIDVDVSGPLTDTGNVRGRFIYAHDKGNSWMDRYSHEKNVAAGLLAFDLSDADTLTVGFTQHNSDSNGSTWGDLPLVDINNNPIHYSSRSSNVGQPWTYWNMHTQRAFAEWKHDFGNGWNATLTGTGITEYQDTNMLYVSSVTDDDASVFAAHTSSKAHQLLGEAKVSGPFSLFGRDHELTFGAAYGRTHQKAREYDADEAGYFNTSFAGILAGNTPTPQFDYTSDINTQNFEDRQKSLFAGARFSLADDLHWIAGARMLSVDGTGESYGTDHSQREHGKVTPYTGLVYDLTPQWSVYTSWTEIFNPQYGTVGVDGKVLAPLEGKSLEAGIKGSVMDDRLNLTAAVFKTKQSNVQSADFVEVGSQFRYFTDDYKSHGIELEASGEALPGLDLLAGYTYVHIENDDGDKARRYVPTHAFRGMASYRLPSLPQARIGTRVSWQSGIQNDNYSVIRQNAYALVDLMTSYDIDSNWSTALNFNNVTDRKYLTSLYSGTASNYGAPRNLTASLTWRY, from the coding sequence ATGTCTGCCGCCAACGCAGCCGACGACGTCACCTTGCCCGCGATGCAGATCCAGGACACCGCCGCACAGGATGACGGGCAAAGCGTGGGCTATCAGGGCAAGCCGTCTTCGAGCACCACCAAGCTGGGGCTGACCAACAAGCAGACGCCTCAGGCGATTACGACCATCACCCGCGCGCAGATGAACGATTTCAAAATGAACGGGGTCAAGGACGCGCTGCGCTCGGCGCCGTCGGTGACCGTCGAGCAAAGCGAAAGCGACCGCACGGAGTTCACCTCCCGCGGGTTCGACATCGGCAGTTTCGAGTATGACGGCATGGGCATGCCCTTCGCCCAGACCATCATGATCGGTGACCTGGACATGGCCGAGTTCGAGCAGATCGACGTGCTCCACGGCGCCAACGGTTTGATGAGCGGCACCGGCAACCCGTCAGCCACAGTCAACTTCATCCGCAAAAGACCGACCCGCGATTTTCAGGCGCAAATCGACACCAGCGTGGGCTCATGGGACAACCGTCGCATTGACGTCGACGTGTCGGGGCCATTGACCGACACCGGCAACGTGCGCGGCCGCTTCATCTATGCCCACGACAAAGGCAATTCGTGGATGGACCGCTACAGCCACGAGAAAAACGTCGCTGCTGGCCTGCTCGCCTTTGACCTGTCCGATGCCGACACCCTGACCGTGGGCTTCACCCAACACAACAGCGATTCCAACGGCAGCACCTGGGGCGACCTGCCGCTGGTCGACATCAATAACAACCCGATCCATTACAGCAGCCGCTCGTCCAACGTCGGCCAGCCGTGGACCTACTGGAACATGCACACCCAGCGCGCGTTCGCAGAATGGAAGCACGACTTCGGCAACGGCTGGAATGCCACGCTCACCGGCACCGGTATTACCGAATACCAGGACACCAACATGCTGTACGTCTCAAGCGTCACCGATGACGACGCCTCGGTGTTCGCCGCCCACACCAGCAGCAAGGCCCACCAGTTGCTGGGCGAAGCCAAGGTGTCCGGCCCGTTCAGCCTGTTCGGTCGCGACCATGAGCTGACCTTCGGCGCCGCCTACGGCCGCACTCACCAGAAGGCACGGGAATACGACGCCGACGAAGCCGGCTACTTTAATACCTCGTTCGCCGGCATTCTTGCCGGCAACACGCCGACGCCGCAGTTTGACTACACCAGCGACATCAACACCCAGAATTTCGAGGACCGGCAGAAAAGCCTGTTCGCCGGCGCGCGCTTCAGCCTGGCGGACGATCTGCACTGGATCGCCGGTGCGCGCATGCTCAGCGTCGACGGCACGGGCGAGAGCTATGGCACCGATCACTCACAGCGCGAGCACGGCAAGGTCACGCCGTACACCGGTCTGGTCTACGACCTGACCCCGCAGTGGAGCGTCTACACCAGCTGGACGGAGATTTTCAATCCGCAATACGGCACGGTCGGCGTCGACGGCAAAGTGCTCGCGCCGCTGGAAGGCAAGAGCCTGGAAGCCGGCATCAAAGGCAGCGTGATGGACGATCGCCTGAACCTGACCGCCGCCGTGTTCAAGACCAAACAGAGCAACGTCCAGTCGGCGGACTTCGTCGAGGTGGGCTCGCAGTTCCGCTACTTCACCGATGATTACAAAAGCCACGGCATCGAGCTGGAAGCGTCGGGCGAAGCGCTGCCGGGTCTTGACCTGCTGGCGGGCTACACCTACGTGCACATCGAAAACGATGACGGTGACAAGGCCCGCCGTTATGTGCCCACCCACGCCTTTCGCGGCATGGCCAGCTACCGGCTGCCAAGCCTGCCCCAGGCCAGAATCGGCACCCGGGTCAGCTGGCAGAGCGGGATTCAGAACGACAACTACAGCGTCATCCGCCAGAACGCCTACGCGCTGGTCGACCTGATGACCAGCTACGACATCGACAGCAACTGGAGTACGGCGCTGAACTTCAACAACGTCACCGACCGCAAATACCTGACGTCGCTGTACAGCGGTACGGCCAGCAACTACGGCGCCCCGCGCAACCTGACCGCGTCGTTGACCTGGCGCTATTGA